The following coding sequences lie in one Pantanalinema sp. genomic window:
- a CDS encoding LysM peptidoglycan-binding domain-containing protein, translating into MELNTNVIAAYPTLARRMEAMQAAAAQPASSQGLGQDVWMPTTLPKALDTRMQDMVKRLHTLLNQTKSPAPAVEPAPAPVVEPAPAPVPTAYTVQKGDSLSKIAQAVLGDGSRWPEIYAANRDVLSDPNRIYPGQQLKIPGAKGQAAPAQAPASPAPAASGKGALAGLGIPLSDEEIAKALNVPLENIKANLPDIVDALKEQGITTEDAVIAVLATVAVETGSFKPITEYASGQAYEGRSDLGNTRAGDGKRFKGRGYIQITGRYNYEKYGKQLGVDLVGNPELALDPKISAQILARYFKDRNIAAKAERGDVEGVRRAVNGGTNGLARFEAAVNKLEAYA; encoded by the coding sequence ATGGAACTGAACACCAACGTCATCGCCGCCTATCCCACCCTCGCGCGTCGCATGGAGGCCATGCAGGCCGCAGCCGCTCAGCCCGCGTCCTCGCAGGGCCTCGGCCAGGACGTCTGGATGCCGACCACCCTGCCGAAGGCGCTCGACACCCGCATGCAGGACATGGTCAAGCGCCTGCACACCCTCCTGAACCAGACCAAGTCTCCGGCTCCCGCCGTCGAGCCCGCCCCTGCTCCGGTCGTCGAGCCTGCCCCGGCGCCCGTCCCCACGGCCTACACGGTCCAGAAGGGCGACTCCCTCTCCAAGATCGCGCAGGCCGTGCTCGGCGACGGCAGCCGCTGGCCGGAGATCTACGCCGCCAACCGCGACGTCCTCTCGGACCCCAACCGCATCTACCCGGGCCAGCAGCTCAAGATCCCGGGCGCCAAGGGCCAGGCCGCACCCGCCCAGGCCCCGGCGAGCCCCGCGCCTGCCGCCTCCGGCAAGGGCGCTCTCGCCGGGCTCGGCATCCCGCTGAGCGACGAGGAGATCGCCAAGGCCCTGAACGTGCCGCTCGAGAACATCAAGGCCAACCTGCCCGACATCGTGGACGCCCTCAAGGAGCAGGGCATCACCACCGAGGACGCCGTGATCGCGGTCCTCGCCACGGTCGCGGTCGAGACCGGCAGCTTCAAGCCCATCACCGAGTACGCGAGCGGTCAGGCCTACGAGGGCCGATCGGACCTCGGCAACACCCGGGCCGGCGACGGCAAGCGCTTCAAGGGGCGCGGCTACATCCAGATCACCGGCCGCTACAACTACGAGAAGTACGGCAAGCAGCTCGGGGTCGACCTGGTGGGCAACCCGGAGCTCGCCCTGGACCCCAAGATCTCGGCCCAGATCCTCGCGCGCTACTTCAAGGACCGCAACATCGCGGCCAAGGCCGAGCGGGGCGACGTGGAGGGGGTGCGCCGGGCGGTCAACGGCGGCACCAACGGCCTCGCGCGCTTCGAGGCGGCGGTCAACAAGCTCGAGGCTTACGCGTAG
- a CDS encoding ATP-dependent DNA helicase — MTQPTKTFLDRFQEVVQQLPMYEPRPGQLQMAETIHQAFTEKRHAVIEAGTGSGKSFGYLIPLLEGQGPYVVSTGTIALQEQLLKKDIPFLQKATGNQFKVALAKGRGNYLCKQKFWEVDRRLPANDPLRAEFDRMSAFLQDYEWDGDVAGLGWVPSQRLWEEVASDADDCLGAKCEFYEVSPQRQARVRQAHADLIIANHSLYFADLAAAGGILPSHEAVVFDEAHHLPASATRAFSASIGRYAIAKLLQKIRRRLGAIPDEIAFSLVGHESRLFDWVFKSERLQYRLYPDAVFIEILDGILEDLRLLRAWLERDSSLGGGMLDPEIAKKAPLHRPRLINQLEGLMARWEFFGMQADATLSERVNWVELDRNRGYFELKSAPLDVSKDLHELLWSQRPTVCASATLGVGGDFSFFKQKVGIEEALDLELPSPFDYQRQATLYVPRYLPEPNAPEFALHAREAIKDILKATRGRAFVLFTSYRAMNAAFNVLFETLPFPVKKQGELPRSQLIEWFKTTPGAVLFATSSFWEGVDVPGDALSCVIIDRLPFSVPDDPVVQAHVERLKLQGRDWFREYTLPEAIIRLKQGFGRLIRTATDRGLVAILDNRLYTKNYGHTILTALPDCPRVRDLDRFQLE; from the coding sequence ATGACCCAGCCGACCAAGACTTTTCTCGACCGCTTCCAGGAGGTCGTCCAGCAGCTGCCCATGTACGAGCCTCGGCCCGGGCAGCTCCAGATGGCCGAGACCATCCACCAGGCCTTCACCGAGAAGCGCCACGCCGTCATCGAGGCCGGCACCGGCAGCGGCAAGAGCTTTGGCTACCTGATCCCCTTGCTTGAGGGGCAGGGCCCCTACGTCGTCTCGACCGGCACCATCGCCCTTCAAGAGCAGCTGCTCAAGAAGGATATCCCCTTCCTCCAGAAGGCCACCGGCAACCAGTTCAAGGTCGCCCTGGCCAAGGGGCGGGGCAACTACCTCTGCAAGCAGAAGTTCTGGGAGGTGGATCGCCGCCTTCCCGCGAACGATCCCCTGCGCGCCGAGTTCGACCGGATGTCGGCGTTCCTGCAGGACTACGAGTGGGACGGGGACGTGGCGGGGCTCGGCTGGGTCCCCAGCCAGCGCCTCTGGGAGGAGGTCGCCTCGGACGCCGACGACTGCCTCGGGGCCAAGTGCGAGTTCTACGAGGTCTCGCCTCAGCGCCAGGCGCGGGTGCGCCAGGCCCACGCGGACCTCATCATCGCCAACCACTCCCTCTACTTCGCCGATCTGGCGGCCGCCGGGGGGATCCTGCCGAGCCACGAGGCCGTCGTCTTCGACGAGGCCCACCACCTGCCGGCCTCGGCCACCCGCGCCTTCTCGGCCTCCATCGGCCGGTACGCGATCGCCAAGCTGCTGCAGAAGATCCGCCGCCGGCTGGGGGCCATCCCCGACGAGATCGCCTTCTCGCTGGTCGGCCACGAGAGCCGCCTCTTCGACTGGGTCTTCAAGAGCGAGCGCCTCCAGTACCGCCTCTACCCGGATGCGGTCTTCATCGAGATCCTGGACGGGATCCTCGAGGACCTGCGCCTCTTGCGCGCCTGGCTCGAGCGGGACTCGTCGCTCGGCGGCGGCATGCTGGATCCCGAGATCGCAAAGAAGGCCCCCCTGCACCGGCCGCGCCTGATCAACCAGCTCGAGGGCCTGATGGCCCGCTGGGAATTCTTCGGCATGCAGGCGGATGCGACCCTGTCCGAGCGGGTCAACTGGGTCGAGCTGGACCGCAACCGGGGCTACTTCGAGCTCAAGAGCGCGCCCCTGGACGTCTCGAAGGACCTGCACGAGCTCCTGTGGAGCCAGCGGCCGACGGTCTGCGCCTCGGCGACCCTGGGGGTCGGGGGCGACTTCAGCTTCTTCAAGCAGAAGGTGGGGATCGAGGAGGCCCTCGACCTGGAGCTGCCCAGTCCCTTCGACTACCAGCGCCAGGCCACCCTCTACGTGCCGCGCTACCTGCCCGAGCCCAACGCGCCCGAGTTCGCCCTCCACGCCCGCGAGGCCATCAAGGACATCCTGAAGGCGACGCGGGGCCGGGCCTTCGTGCTGTTCACCAGCTACCGGGCCATGAACGCCGCCTTCAACGTCCTCTTCGAGACCCTGCCCTTCCCGGTCAAGAAGCAGGGCGAGCTGCCCCGCAGCCAGCTCATCGAGTGGTTCAAGACCACGCCGGGCGCCGTCCTCTTCGCCACCAGCTCGTTCTGGGAGGGGGTGGACGTGCCGGGAGATGCCCTGTCGTGCGTCATCATCGACCGCCTGCCCTTCTCGGTGCCCGACGACCCGGTGGTGCAGGCCCACGTGGAGCGCCTCAAGCTCCAGGGGCGCGACTGGTTCCGCGAGTACACCCTGCCCGAGGCCATCATCCGTCTCAAGCAGGGCTTCGGCCGCCTGATCCGCACGGCCACCGACCGGGGCCTGGTCGCCATCCTCGACAACCGGCTCTACACCAAGAACTACGGCCATACCATCCTGACGGCCCTGCCGGACTGCCCGCGGGTGCGCGACCTCGATCGCTTCCAGCTCGAGTAG
- a CDS encoding trypsin-like peptidase domain-containing protein, with protein sequence MPKRIFAATVLLATLSPGAIASPIGRAAFGPDTIADLAEKAAPAVVNIDTVRRQKNPMAQMDPFFHRFFGSDLSRLPQYFEQKGVGSGFVIDASGLIVTNHHVTQGATTIKVTLSDGRTFDGKVIGKDPGSDLALVKIEAKGLSVLRLAEAPRVRVGEWVVAIGSPLGLSTTVTAGIVSALNRDVAINDRVSFIQTDAPINPGNSGGPLLGLDGRVIGVNTAIAAKAQGIGFAIPVETVRFVVSELREKGKVERPWLGVAIAELTPERAAQLFRKTDPGVLVRDVVEGSPAAEAGLIEGDVIVLVDGKSVTEPSHVTHMVANHRVGDKLKLLVSREGQRKELTLTLKAIPAKMQEAAEKPPEPEPAEDQ encoded by the coding sequence ATGCCGAAGCGAATCTTCGCCGCCACCGTCCTGCTGGCCACCCTTTCGCCCGGCGCGATCGCATCACCGATCGGCCGCGCGGCCTTCGGGCCCGACACCATCGCGGACCTCGCCGAGAAGGCGGCCCCCGCGGTCGTCAACATCGACACCGTCCGGCGCCAGAAGAACCCCATGGCCCAGATGGATCCCTTCTTCCATCGCTTCTTCGGCTCCGATCTCAGCCGCCTGCCCCAGTACTTCGAGCAGAAGGGCGTGGGCTCGGGCTTCGTCATCGACGCCTCGGGCCTGATCGTCACCAACCACCACGTGACCCAGGGGGCCACGACCATCAAGGTGACGCTCAGCGACGGACGAACCTTCGACGGCAAGGTGATCGGCAAGGACCCCGGCTCGGACCTGGCCCTGGTCAAGATCGAGGCCAAGGGCCTGAGCGTGCTCAGGCTCGCCGAGGCCCCGCGGGTCCGAGTGGGCGAGTGGGTGGTGGCCATCGGCAGTCCCCTGGGCCTCTCGACGACGGTCACCGCGGGCATCGTCAGCGCCCTCAATCGCGACGTGGCCATCAACGACCGGGTGAGCTTCATCCAGACCGACGCGCCCATCAACCCCGGCAACTCGGGCGGCCCCCTCTTGGGCCTCGACGGCCGGGTGATCGGGGTCAACACGGCGATCGCCGCAAAGGCCCAGGGGATCGGCTTCGCCATCCCGGTCGAGACGGTGCGCTTCGTGGTCTCCGAGCTGCGCGAGAAGGGCAAGGTGGAGCGCCCGTGGCTGGGGGTCGCGATCGCCGAGCTGACCCCCGAGCGCGCCGCCCAGCTCTTTCGCAAGACCGACCCCGGCGTGCTGGTGCGCGACGTGGTCGAGGGCAGCCCCGCGGCCGAGGCCGGCCTCATCGAGGGCGACGTGATCGTCCTGGTCGACGGCAAGAGCGTCACCGAGCCGAGCCACGTGACCCACATGGTCGCCAACCACCGGGTCGGCGACAAGCTCAAGCTGCTCGTCAGCCGCGAGGGCCAGCGCAAGGAGCTGACCCTCACCCTGAAGGCCATCCCCGCCAAGATGCAGGAGGCCGCCGAGAAGCCTCCCGAGCCGGAGCCCGCCGAGGACCAATGA
- a CDS encoding J domain-containing protein translates to MATRDYYEVLGVPSNAPDDAIKKAYRKLARQYHPDRVQGAGKEAAEARFKEISAAYDTLGDPEKRKSYDQLRQFGPGFQPGAQQGPFGRSSRRTGSPFGGQGGMGGGFAAGGFEDILDAMFGGASARAPASEPVEVPVHVTLEEALSGTSREVSNPRTGKQLRVKIPAGVDTGSKVRAGDVLVEVTLKPHALFERTGDDLRLDLPVTFWEAIDGAEIEVPTLDGAIKMKIPARTQGGRTFRIKGKGMPHLRGEGRGDLFVKVQLHLPPDIDEQALALWRRLGTMAPYNPRAHMRRGG, encoded by the coding sequence ATGGCGACGCGCGATTACTACGAGGTCCTGGGCGTCCCCTCGAACGCCCCGGACGATGCGATCAAGAAAGCCTACCGCAAGCTCGCCCGCCAGTACCATCCCGACCGGGTGCAGGGCGCCGGCAAAGAGGCCGCCGAGGCCCGCTTCAAGGAGATCAGCGCGGCCTACGACACGCTGGGCGATCCCGAGAAGCGCAAGTCCTACGACCAGCTAAGACAGTTCGGCCCCGGCTTCCAGCCAGGCGCTCAGCAGGGCCCCTTCGGCCGCTCCTCGCGCCGGACGGGATCCCCCTTCGGCGGCCAGGGCGGCATGGGTGGCGGCTTTGCGGCCGGCGGCTTCGAGGACATCCTCGACGCCATGTTCGGCGGGGCCTCGGCGCGAGCGCCGGCGAGCGAGCCTGTCGAGGTGCCGGTCCACGTCACCCTCGAAGAGGCCCTCTCGGGCACCTCCCGTGAAGTCTCCAACCCCCGCACCGGCAAGCAGCTGAGAGTCAAGATCCCCGCGGGGGTCGACACCGGGTCCAAGGTGCGCGCCGGCGACGTGCTGGTCGAGGTCACCCTCAAGCCCCACGCCCTGTTCGAGCGCACGGGCGACGACCTGCGGCTCGATCTGCCGGTGACCTTCTGGGAGGCCATCGACGGCGCCGAGATCGAGGTCCCCACCCTCGACGGCGCCATCAAGATGAAGATCCCGGCCCGCACCCAGGGCGGCCGCACCTTCCGCATCAAGGGCAAGGGCATGCCGCACCTCAGGGGCGAGGGACGCGGCGACCTCTTCGTGAAGGTCCAGCTCCACCTGCCCCCCGACATCGACGAGCAGGCGCTCGCCCTCTGGCGGCGCCTCGGCACCATGGCCCCCTACAACCCGCGCGCCCACATGCGGCGAGGAGGATAA
- a CDS encoding Crp/Fnr family transcriptional regulator: MNVPPFLKQTVLFGDLEPAELEAIAAITRKRNVPKGSIVFYVDDPGNACYIVVEGKVKIVVNSGDGREHILGIVGPAELFGEMSLLDGQPRSATAIAVEETSVLTIQREEFAKILRELPGIPLTLLTVLSRRLRSTDAHVESLAFLSAPGRVARLLLELAREDGSTSPEGKPTFSTRMTRQEMANLTGTSRETFTRVLMDYQDRGLVAIDRNQFTLVNEGKLKELVV, translated from the coding sequence TTGAACGTCCCCCCCTTCTTGAAGCAGACCGTGCTGTTCGGAGACCTGGAGCCCGCCGAGCTCGAGGCCATCGCCGCGATCACGCGCAAGCGCAACGTCCCGAAGGGGTCCATCGTCTTCTACGTGGACGACCCGGGCAACGCGTGCTACATCGTCGTCGAGGGCAAGGTCAAGATCGTCGTCAACTCGGGCGACGGCCGCGAGCACATCCTGGGCATCGTCGGGCCCGCCGAGCTCTTCGGCGAGATGTCGCTGCTGGACGGCCAGCCTCGCTCGGCCACCGCGATCGCCGTCGAGGAGACCTCGGTCCTCACCATCCAGCGCGAGGAGTTCGCCAAGATCCTGCGCGAGCTGCCCGGCATCCCCCTCACCCTCCTGACGGTGCTCTCGCGTCGCCTTCGCTCGACCGACGCCCACGTGGAGAGCCTCGCCTTCCTCTCGGCCCCGGGGCGCGTCGCCCGGCTCTTGCTCGAGCTGGCACGCGAGGACGGGAGCACCTCGCCCGAGGGCAAGCCCACCTTCTCCACCCGCATGACCCGCCAGGAGATGGCCAACCTCACCGGCACCAGCCGCGAGACCTTCACCCGCGTCCTGATGGACTACCAGGACCGGGGCCTGGTCGCCATCGACCGCAACCAGTTCACCCTCGTGAACGAGGGCAAGCTCAAGGAGCTGGTGGTGTGA
- a CDS encoding septal ring lytic transglycosylase RlpA family protein, with translation MKDLTIRCSLSLAIGLHLVLLPAPGLAEPVSDAPQAPASTTATPQPYATFEATKGRPGTSRVWIDGRAILTFDESKDLTARAVSERLNALHVRGALNPGLVRYEHRGDRYAVLVGNQDVVVFGKRFALRQDEKPEVLAQRYARQLREGLALSPLAQARPLSAELRSVVPARQAHQAPATALQPSVAPVQEEPRPAIAPIVVEVAASVSAPVAEAKPEVFSGASQARAASGFATYETTEGRPGTSRVWIGERKVFSFDGDDGTLAKRVSNRLIALEKQGVLRADRVMPGRRKQEKLFVVSVGGEDLLTFDQAFANRQGTPPTTLALHYVSQLREALGGRSLQQQIAQTASRGGYGRQQVGVASWYGGFFHGRRAADGSRFDQNDFTAAHKTLPFGTLLLVTNLKNQQSTLVRVSDRGPYIPGRMIDLSRGAAKAIGMLGSGVSKVRVTIFKPKQS, from the coding sequence ATGAAGGATTTAACCATTCGGTGCAGTCTCTCGCTTGCGATCGGCCTCCACCTGGTCCTCCTCCCGGCTCCGGGCCTCGCCGAGCCCGTGTCCGATGCGCCGCAAGCGCCCGCGTCGACCACCGCGACGCCCCAGCCCTACGCCACCTTCGAGGCCACCAAGGGCCGTCCCGGCACCTCTCGCGTCTGGATCGACGGGCGCGCCATCCTCACCTTCGACGAGTCAAAGGACCTCACCGCCCGCGCCGTCAGCGAGCGTCTCAATGCGCTGCATGTGCGAGGCGCTCTGAACCCCGGCCTCGTGCGCTACGAGCACCGGGGCGATCGCTACGCCGTGCTCGTCGGCAACCAGGACGTCGTCGTCTTCGGCAAGCGCTTCGCCCTTCGCCAGGACGAGAAGCCCGAGGTGCTCGCCCAGCGCTATGCCCGCCAGCTGCGCGAGGGGCTCGCTCTATCTCCGCTTGCCCAGGCGCGGCCTTTGTCCGCCGAGCTGCGCTCCGTCGTGCCGGCGCGCCAGGCCCACCAGGCTCCTGCGACGGCGCTCCAGCCTTCCGTCGCGCCCGTCCAGGAAGAGCCTCGCCCCGCCATCGCCCCGATCGTCGTCGAGGTGGCCGCGAGCGTGAGCGCGCCTGTCGCCGAGGCGAAGCCCGAGGTATTTTCCGGTGCGTCGCAAGCGCGCGCGGCTTCTGGCTTCGCCACCTACGAGACCACCGAGGGCCGCCCGGGCACTTCCCGCGTCTGGATCGGGGAACGGAAGGTCTTTTCCTTCGACGGCGACGACGGCACCCTCGCCAAGCGCGTCAGCAACAGGCTGATCGCCCTTGAGAAGCAGGGCGTGCTGCGCGCGGATCGCGTGATGCCGGGCCGCCGCAAGCAGGAGAAGCTCTTCGTCGTCAGCGTCGGCGGCGAGGACCTCCTGACCTTCGATCAGGCCTTCGCGAACCGGCAGGGCACCCCGCCCACGACCCTCGCGCTGCACTACGTCTCGCAGCTGCGCGAGGCCCTCGGCGGCCGCTCGCTCCAGCAGCAGATCGCCCAGACCGCCTCGCGCGGCGGCTACGGGCGCCAGCAGGTCGGCGTCGCCTCCTGGTACGGGGGCTTCTTCCATGGCCGGCGTGCCGCCGACGGCTCGCGCTTCGACCAGAACGACTTCACCGCCGCCCACAAGACCCTGCCCTTCGGGACCCTGTTGCTGGTCACCAACCTCAAGAACCAGCAGAGCACCCTGGTGCGGGTCTCGGATCGCGGGCCCTACATCCCGGGCCGGATGATCGACCTCAGCCGCGGTGCGGCCAAGGCCATCGGCATGCTGGGGTCCGGGGTGTCCAAGGTGCGGGTGACGATCTTCAAGCCCAAGCAGTCGTAG
- a CDS encoding cupin domain-containing protein, which produces MQNPGIRLAASAALVAYLVGTGCTAKPPISEGRRGGASISRFVQAISPSALAQTSAPPSLKKGFVDNIDRLTVSNENYRRVLYTGQHLQLVLMALKPGEEIGEEVHKGDDQFFRIEAGEGEVVVNGVKHRVSAGFAILVPAGARHNIRNMGTKPLKLYTLYAPPVHRHDVVQRSKAVAEGQHEQFDGKTSE; this is translated from the coding sequence ATGCAAAACCCGGGGATTCGTCTGGCTGCCAGCGCGGCATTAGTCGCCTACCTCGTGGGTACGGGTTGCACCGCCAAGCCACCGATTTCGGAAGGGAGGAGGGGAGGTGCGTCCATCTCAAGGTTCGTGCAAGCGATTTCGCCGAGCGCCCTGGCACAGACCAGCGCACCACCCAGTCTCAAGAAGGGGTTTGTCGACAACATCGATCGGCTCACCGTATCGAACGAGAACTACCGCCGGGTTCTTTACACGGGGCAGCACCTGCAGCTCGTGCTGATGGCGCTGAAGCCCGGCGAGGAGATTGGGGAAGAGGTGCATAAAGGCGACGACCAATTCTTCCGCATCGAAGCGGGCGAAGGCGAGGTTGTCGTCAATGGCGTCAAGCACCGCGTTTCGGCGGGCTTCGCCATCCTGGTGCCCGCGGGAGCGCGCCATAACATACGAAACATGGGCACGAAGCCGCTCAAGCTCTACACGCTGTACGCGCCCCCGGTGCACCGGCACGATGTGGTACAGCGATCCAAGGCCGTAGCCGAGGGGCAGCATGAGCAGTTCGACGGGAAAACCAGCGAGTGA
- the prmA gene encoding 50S ribosomal protein L11 methyltransferase: MNYLEVAFTVPAPAAEAVAWALTEHGLPGVVVGERRPDEPVAETAVLKAYLPQLEAAPDLAGLEATAVQAIASVGLEGPVALATCLVPEEDWATSWQQYWHVQRIGERLVVRPSWEEYAPESGDVVITLDPKMAFGTGTHPTTRLCMRALERLAAKGPLGHVYDVGAGSGILAIAALLLGAPDAVAVDTDPVAVAASEENGVINGVGDRLINRVGSAGDLPAQAEVVFANILAEVIVELAEALYAVTAPGGTLIASGIIERKADMVATALVGAGFEVAEREPEGEWVGITAVRPA; this comes from the coding sequence ATGAACTACCTCGAAGTCGCCTTCACCGTCCCCGCCCCCGCAGCCGAGGCCGTGGCCTGGGCCCTCACCGAGCACGGCCTCCCCGGCGTGGTGGTCGGCGAGCGCCGCCCCGATGAGCCCGTCGCCGAGACGGCGGTGCTCAAGGCCTACCTGCCCCAGCTGGAGGCCGCCCCGGACCTCGCCGGGCTCGAGGCCACGGCGGTCCAGGCGATCGCCTCGGTAGGCCTCGAGGGCCCGGTGGCCCTCGCCACCTGCCTGGTGCCCGAGGAGGACTGGGCGACCAGCTGGCAGCAGTACTGGCACGTGCAGCGCATCGGCGAGCGCCTGGTGGTCCGCCCCTCCTGGGAGGAGTACGCCCCCGAGTCCGGCGACGTGGTGATCACCCTGGACCCCAAGATGGCCTTCGGAACCGGCACCCACCCCACCACCCGGCTGTGCATGCGCGCCCTGGAGCGGCTGGCGGCCAAGGGTCCCCTCGGCCACGTCTACGACGTGGGGGCGGGCTCGGGGATCCTCGCGATCGCAGCCCTGCTGCTCGGGGCCCCCGACGCGGTCGCGGTGGACACCGACCCGGTGGCGGTGGCCGCCAGCGAGGAGAACGGCGTCATCAACGGGGTCGGCGATCGGCTGATCAACCGGGTGGGCAGCGCGGGCGACCTGCCGGCCCAGGCCGAGGTCGTCTTCGCCAACATCCTGGCCGAGGTCATCGTGGAGCTCGCCGAGGCCCTGTACGCCGTCACGGCGCCGGGCGGCACCCTGATCGCCTCGGGCATCATCGAGCGCAAGGCCGACATGGTCGCCACGGCCCTCGTTGGCGCGGGCTTCGAGGTCGCCGAGCGCGAGCCCGAAGGGGAGTGGGTCGGGATCACGGCCGTCCGTCCCGCTTGA
- a CDS encoding HD-GYP domain-containing protein: MRAIDIDKAQPGMVLAKSIYAADGRPLLREGTALTERYLTALKSMKFGFVYVVDPRAPEARPRDTISDELRQEAIGVIRDTFGVLEGNGASKIGVQLNAVAQVSRQIVEAILASRDVSIQMADLKSHDSYTFAHCVNVCVLGTILGQRIGLDESRLRDLALGLILHDIGKIGIPREILEKPGKLTEPEFDQMKEHCRIGFDTMRGLASLSAQAKIVALQHHEKFDGTGYPKGLQGDDIHINAQIGAITDVFDALTSDRVYRKRFMPHEAIEYLMAAAGTQFSLDLVTTFVANVAPYPPGTLLKLSTGETAIVIDVDMGLASRPIVKIVQDTKGQPLEFARIFDLKRDRTVMIAKVLTDA, translated from the coding sequence TTGCGCGCCATCGACATCGACAAAGCACAGCCCGGCATGGTGCTCGCCAAGAGCATCTACGCCGCTGACGGACGCCCGCTCCTCCGGGAGGGGACGGCTCTCACCGAACGCTACCTGACGGCGCTCAAGTCGATGAAATTCGGCTTCGTCTACGTGGTGGACCCGCGCGCCCCCGAGGCGCGCCCTCGCGACACCATCTCGGACGAGCTGCGCCAGGAGGCGATTGGCGTCATCCGCGACACCTTCGGGGTGCTCGAGGGCAACGGAGCCTCCAAGATCGGGGTGCAGCTCAACGCCGTCGCGCAGGTCTCGCGGCAGATCGTCGAGGCGATCCTGGCCAGCCGGGACGTTTCGATCCAGATGGCGGACCTCAAGAGCCACGACAGCTACACCTTCGCCCACTGCGTCAACGTCTGCGTGCTCGGCACCATCCTGGGCCAGCGCATCGGCCTGGACGAGTCGCGCCTCAGGGACCTGGCCCTGGGCCTCATCCTTCACGACATCGGCAAGATCGGCATCCCCCGCGAGATCCTGGAGAAGCCGGGCAAGCTGACCGAGCCCGAGTTCGACCAGATGAAGGAGCACTGCCGCATCGGCTTCGACACCATGCGCGGCCTGGCGAGCCTTTCGGCCCAGGCCAAGATCGTGGCCCTCCAGCATCACGAGAAGTTCGACGGCACCGGCTACCCCAAGGGCCTCCAGGGCGACGACATCCACATCAACGCCCAGATCGGCGCCATCACGGACGTCTTCGACGCCCTGACCTCGGATCGGGTCTACCGCAAGCGCTTCATGCCGCACGAGGCGATCGAGTACCTCATGGCGGCCGCCGGCACCCAGTTCAGCCTCGATCTGGTGACCACCTTCGTGGCCAACGTGGCGCCCTACCCCCCGGGCACCCTGCTCAAGCTCTCGACGGGCGAGACGGCCATCGTCATCGACGTGGACATGGGCCTGGCCAGCCGCCCGATCGTCAAGATCGTCCAGGACACCAAGGGCCAGCCCCTCGAGTTCGCCCGGATCTTCGACCTCAAGCGCGATCGCACGGTCATGATCGCGAAGGTCCTCACCGACGCCTAA
- a CDS encoding phosphoribosylanthranilate isomerase — translation MTRVKICGLKREADVALAVEAGAHAVGFVHVASSRRFVDAERLGALCHAAGPMTTRVAVIADLSLDEAVRLTETCALDALQLHGSEGTSYLAALRGRLRPGVALYKALKVTSQEAVADAQAFAPLVDALVLDSGGGTGEAFDWHLVEGLACEAPLVVAGGLHPGNVAEAIRRLSPYGVDVASGVEDASGLKDPVRLDAFFAAVKEAEAFAPRRARV, via the coding sequence ATGACCCGCGTCAAGATCTGCGGGCTGAAGCGCGAGGCGGACGTGGCCCTCGCCGTCGAGGCGGGCGCGCACGCGGTCGGGTTCGTGCACGTCGCCTCTTCTCGGCGCTTCGTGGACGCCGAGCGCCTCGGCGCCCTCTGCCACGCGGCGGGCCCCATGACCACGCGGGTCGCCGTCATCGCGGACCTGTCGCTCGACGAGGCCGTGCGCCTGACCGAGACGTGCGCCCTGGACGCCCTGCAGCTTCACGGCTCGGAGGGAACCTCGTACCTCGCGGCCCTGCGCGGCCGCCTGCGGCCTGGGGTGGCCCTGTACAAGGCCCTGAAGGTGACCAGTCAGGAGGCTGTCGCCGATGCTCAGGCCTTCGCCCCGCTGGTGGATGCGCTCGTGCTGGACTCCGGCGGCGGGACCGGGGAGGCCTTCGACTGGCACCTGGTCGAGGGCCTCGCGTGCGAGGCGCCGCTGGTGGTGGCGGGCGGCCTGCATCCCGGCAACGTGGCCGAGGCGATCCGCCGGCTCTCCCCCTACGGGGTGGACGTCGCGAGCGGCGTGGAAGATGCGAGCGGCCTCAAGGATCCCGTGCGCCTGGACGCGTTTTTCGCCGCGGTGAAAGAGGCCGAGGCGTTTGCGCCCAGGCGAGCACGGGTATAG